The Thermoflavifilum sp. genome contains a region encoding:
- a CDS encoding LamG domain-containing protein, with amino-acid sequence MKRYIALLIVPSCWLLISSCYKKFDPHSYMPALSIGGYTSASEVGAGHLVAYWAFNGSLVDSVSGASGAGTNVSFANGLKGQALQIGSSDSYVVFPNTSRLAGLQSFTLTLWVNAQQNTTGTGGILSLSDTTNFWGNMDIFFENGSTSSYGLLKIHVYNNGTDAWLGNYQINNIWGVWTHIAITYDAASSTFKVFVNGSKIATQTVNNYGAIHFVDMGPLVFGTSQFNTTPSLTSATGSQSWASFLNGALDEVRIYDEALSETDVNALARLEGRGK; translated from the coding sequence ATGAAACGATATATCGCTTTGCTGATAGTGCCCTCTTGCTGGTTGCTCATCAGCTCCTGTTATAAAAAATTCGATCCCCACAGCTATATGCCTGCATTATCCATTGGAGGCTATACCAGCGCCAGTGAGGTGGGGGCCGGCCATCTCGTGGCTTACTGGGCGTTTAACGGTAGCCTTGTGGATAGTGTGTCGGGTGCTTCCGGTGCGGGAACCAATGTATCATTTGCCAACGGCTTGAAGGGGCAGGCCTTACAGATAGGAAGCAGCGACTCGTATGTGGTTTTTCCAAATACCTCGCGGCTTGCCGGTCTGCAGAGCTTTACGCTAACCCTCTGGGTCAATGCCCAGCAGAATACGACCGGCACAGGGGGTATTCTGTCGCTTTCTGATACCACCAATTTCTGGGGTAATATGGACATCTTCTTCGAAAACGGCAGCACTTCAAGTTATGGTTTGCTGAAAATCCACGTGTATAACAATGGCACGGATGCCTGGCTGGGCAATTATCAGATCAACAACATCTGGGGGGTATGGACACATATCGCCATTACCTACGATGCCGCCAGCTCCACATTTAAGGTGTTTGTCAACGGGAGTAAAATCGCCACGCAAACGGTGAACAACTACGGAGCCATTCATTTTGTGGATATGGGGCCGCTGGTGTTTGGCACATCGCAGTTTAACACCACCCCCAGCCTTACGTCGGCCACGGGTAGTCAGTCCTGGGCAAGCTTTTTAAATGGTGCACTCGATGAAGTGCGCATATACGACGAGGCTTTGAGTGAAACGGATGTGAATGCGCTGGCCCGACTGGAAGGGCGCGGGAAATAA
- a CDS encoding RagB/SusD family nutrient uptake outer membrane protein, which translates to MKPLYQLILILFWGGWLFMLTGCSKSFLDVPPQGQQPNQQFWQSQDDATKAVNAMYANLHEWKQVAFAAIAVESLGSDDAEKGSDPQDATFMNDFDNFTATSTEGQLQDFWTGQYQEINLCNQVIDHVDTMHFDAALRQRYIAEAKFIRAYCYFRLVRAFGGVPLRLHLPQSAADYNLPRAPKDSVYAAIEQDLTDAAAVLPVTYPAAEVGHATKGAALALHAKVCMYQQKWQQVLDYTNQVIALGIYHLFPDFEKMFRVQNENCSESIFEIQCALIPGNPDASNSQYSQVQGVRGVVGGGWGFNVPTKKLADSTFEPGDPRRNATIIFRGGTTAEGDFIPLTVSNPMYNYKSYVPFSMYQPGYNEGCQQNIRVIRYAEVLLMNAEAANELGNTQQALNSLNQVRARARQGNPNILPDVTTTNKDSLRLAIWHERHVELAMEFDRYFDVIRQGRAAQIFGPKGWKAGKNEVWPIPQNEIDLSAGMLTQNPGY; encoded by the coding sequence ATGAAACCGTTATATCAGCTTATACTTATCCTTTTCTGGGGCGGATGGCTCTTCATGTTGACGGGTTGTTCGAAAAGTTTTCTGGATGTGCCTCCGCAGGGGCAGCAGCCCAATCAGCAATTCTGGCAATCGCAAGACGATGCCACCAAGGCGGTGAATGCCATGTATGCCAATTTGCATGAATGGAAACAGGTGGCTTTCGCAGCCATAGCCGTAGAAAGCCTGGGCTCCGATGATGCCGAAAAAGGTAGTGATCCGCAGGATGCCACCTTCATGAATGATTTCGACAATTTCACGGCTACATCCACAGAAGGACAGTTGCAGGATTTCTGGACGGGCCAGTATCAGGAAATCAATCTCTGCAATCAGGTGATTGATCATGTAGATACAATGCATTTTGATGCAGCACTCCGGCAACGGTATATCGCCGAAGCCAAGTTTATCCGTGCTTATTGCTATTTCCGGCTGGTACGGGCTTTTGGTGGAGTGCCCCTGCGGTTGCATCTGCCGCAGAGTGCGGCTGATTACAACCTGCCCCGGGCGCCCAAAGACAGTGTGTATGCGGCTATTGAGCAGGATCTCACCGATGCCGCCGCCGTATTGCCCGTTACCTATCCGGCGGCCGAAGTGGGTCATGCCACCAAAGGTGCAGCACTGGCCCTCCATGCCAAGGTATGCATGTATCAGCAAAAATGGCAACAGGTGCTGGATTACACCAATCAGGTCATAGCACTGGGCATCTATCATTTGTTCCCGGATTTTGAGAAAATGTTCCGCGTGCAGAATGAAAACTGCTCGGAATCAATTTTCGAAATCCAGTGTGCGTTGATTCCCGGCAATCCCGACGCATCCAATTCGCAATATTCGCAGGTGCAGGGCGTGCGGGGCGTGGTAGGCGGCGGCTGGGGATTTAATGTGCCCACTAAAAAGCTGGCCGACAGCACCTTTGAACCGGGCGACCCGCGTCGCAACGCCACCATTATCTTCCGGGGTGGCACCACGGCAGAAGGCGATTTCATTCCGCTCACCGTGAGTAACCCCATGTATAACTACAAGTCGTATGTGCCCTTCAGCATGTATCAGCCGGGATATAATGAAGGTTGCCAGCAGAATATCCGGGTAATCCGTTATGCCGAAGTATTGCTCATGAATGCCGAAGCGGCCAATGAACTGGGCAATACCCAGCAGGCTTTAAATTCCCTGAACCAGGTGCGTGCGCGGGCCCGGCAGGGGAATCCCAACATTTTGCCCGATGTTACAACTACCAACAAGGATAGCCTGCGGCTGGCCATCTGGCATGAACGCCATGTGGAACTGGCCATGGAATTCGATCGGTATTTCGATGTCATCCGCCAGGGAAGAGCCGCCCAGATCTTCGGCCCGAAAGGCTGGAAAGCGGGTAAAAATGAAGTATGGCCCATTCCACAAAATGAAATTGATTTAAGCGCCGGCATGCTAACCCAAAACCCCGGTTATTAG
- a CDS encoding TonB-dependent receptor — protein sequence MKWTTLLLLAGFVQAYAKAFSQESRLSLHLQDVKLERVLNMIQHRTGYRFLYNNAEVPIDSRISISVENRPVEQVLDSLLDQLHLTYQVLNNRLVVIVPHAGQLQAIEVHGRVTDSTGRPLIGVTVQVKGSTAGTVTNDQGEFQIEVPDDAVLVVSYVGYQTVEIPVNGRSTLEIVLRPSISQLNEVVVVGYGTQKKIDVTGAVAQIKGDDIAKQSSVNAISSLQGKVAGVQITNSGAPGASPEIRIRGLGTVYGDPNPLYVVDGVWYSDISFLNPADIESISILKDASAESIYGIRAANGVVLITTKKGVAGKMNVSYNGYAGWQSVTHPLKMADAHEYAILINELYQINGQNPIYDPNQFGKGTDWYHQILRNALITNHEISVNGGTEKNAYRFSLGYLEQQGLVEKNDYKRYTALVKNDFHPLQPLRIGYTITGAYSFSHDYPPGIFHELYAAAPVVPVYYADGTYGDPTDYNVADGSNFNPQATIDFFHQQTRNYRLSGNVYAELQVMKHLTFRTSWGGEFGQQEIRNYVPVYKATLKQQNSISRLTVSRNETRNWIVENTLTYQQQFGQHQLTVLVGQSAQRYKFYGFTASAQNVPDNSEGDLYLSLGDQSTRYASDQGDLSTVASYFGRVNYAFKNRYLLNASLRADGSSKFTGSNRWGYFPSVGVGWVISEEAFMKQQHAFSYLKLRGSWGKIGNASVPSNISVLTVTQIPQFTAVFGVPEAYYTGASITTIVPPTTYWERGVGTDIGLEATTLNDRLNIEIDWYNKKTEKAIFDIPILGSLGTTSGTIIGNQADFQNRGMEFSLSWSDRMGSKWHYTINANLSYNANKVLSVTTGANPIYQAVGTTGSNNFNTRTVVGQPIGEFFGRKVIGVFQSQDDINNYVGKSGAPIQPTAKPGDFKYADINGDGVIDDRDRVVLGNPNPRYLYGINTTWSYQQFDLTLDFQGVAGVDIYNANLGFRYGGENFTQDFFDHRWHGPGTSNTYPSANIGGGQNYIANSFYVQNGSYFRVRNIQLGYTLPDRLTQRWQISRLRIYVNAQNALNFFSYKGFSPEIGGPPTRAGVDVNVYPMYATYNAGINLTF from the coding sequence ATGAAATGGACAACGCTTCTCCTGCTGGCTGGCTTTGTTCAGGCTTATGCTAAAGCTTTTTCTCAGGAATCGAGGCTTAGCCTGCACCTGCAGGATGTGAAGCTGGAACGAGTTTTAAACATGATTCAGCACAGAACCGGTTATCGGTTTCTGTACAACAATGCTGAAGTGCCGATTGATTCCCGTATCAGCATATCGGTGGAAAACAGGCCTGTAGAGCAGGTGCTGGACTCATTGCTGGATCAATTGCATTTGACTTACCAGGTATTGAACAACAGACTGGTTGTGATTGTACCGCATGCCGGGCAGCTTCAGGCCATCGAAGTGCATGGCCGGGTTACCGACTCCACCGGGCGACCGTTGATTGGTGTTACCGTACAGGTAAAGGGTTCTACGGCAGGCACGGTGACCAACGATCAGGGCGAGTTTCAGATTGAGGTGCCCGACGATGCGGTGCTGGTGGTTTCCTATGTAGGATATCAAACCGTAGAGATTCCGGTGAATGGGCGTTCTACCCTCGAAATTGTTTTGCGCCCGTCCATATCGCAACTCAATGAAGTGGTGGTGGTTGGCTATGGTACGCAGAAAAAGATAGATGTTACCGGAGCCGTGGCCCAGATCAAAGGCGACGATATTGCTAAACAATCATCGGTGAATGCCATCAGCAGCCTGCAGGGCAAGGTAGCCGGCGTGCAGATTACCAATTCAGGCGCACCGGGTGCTTCCCCGGAAATCCGCATCCGTGGCCTGGGCACGGTGTATGGCGACCCCAATCCCTTGTATGTGGTGGATGGCGTCTGGTACAGCGATATCAGCTTCTTGAATCCAGCTGATATTGAAAGCATCAGTATTTTGAAAGATGCTTCCGCAGAATCGATCTATGGTATCCGTGCAGCCAACGGCGTGGTGCTCATCACCACGAAAAAAGGCGTGGCCGGGAAAATGAACGTCAGCTATAACGGCTATGCGGGCTGGCAAAGCGTTACCCACCCCCTGAAAATGGCCGATGCCCATGAGTATGCCATACTCATTAATGAGCTCTACCAGATCAACGGACAGAATCCCATTTATGATCCCAATCAGTTTGGCAAGGGCACTGACTGGTACCATCAGATTTTACGAAATGCGCTGATCACTAACCATGAAATCTCGGTGAATGGAGGTACGGAAAAAAACGCATATCGATTTTCATTGGGTTATCTGGAACAACAGGGCCTGGTGGAAAAAAATGATTACAAGCGCTACACGGCCCTGGTGAAAAATGATTTTCATCCGCTGCAGCCTTTACGCATCGGTTATACGATTACAGGAGCTTACAGCTTCTCGCATGATTATCCGCCGGGTATTTTCCATGAGCTGTATGCTGCCGCACCTGTAGTACCGGTGTATTATGCCGATGGAACGTATGGCGATCCGACCGACTATAATGTGGCCGACGGCTCCAATTTCAATCCACAGGCTACGATCGACTTCTTCCACCAGCAAACCCGCAATTACCGGCTTTCCGGAAACGTGTATGCCGAGCTGCAGGTGATGAAACATCTTACCTTCCGCACCAGCTGGGGCGGCGAGTTTGGACAGCAGGAAATACGCAATTACGTACCGGTGTATAAAGCCACGTTGAAACAACAAAACAGCATCAGCAGGCTCACCGTCAGCCGCAATGAAACCCGCAACTGGATTGTAGAAAACACCTTGACCTATCAGCAACAATTCGGTCAGCACCAGCTCACCGTCCTGGTGGGTCAGTCGGCCCAGCGCTATAAATTCTATGGATTTACGGCCAGTGCGCAGAACGTGCCCGATAATTCGGAAGGAGATCTTTACCTGAGCCTGGGCGATCAAAGTACGCGTTATGCCAGCGACCAGGGCGATCTTTCCACTGTGGCTTCATATTTCGGTCGGGTCAATTATGCTTTCAAAAACCGGTATTTGCTGAATGCCTCTTTACGGGCCGACGGCTCTTCCAAGTTCACCGGCTCCAATCGCTGGGGCTATTTCCCTTCAGTGGGTGTAGGCTGGGTGATCAGCGAAGAAGCTTTCATGAAACAGCAGCATGCCTTCAGCTACCTGAAACTACGGGGCAGCTGGGGTAAGATTGGCAATGCTTCAGTGCCATCGAATATTTCCGTGCTTACGGTTACCCAGATTCCTCAGTTCACCGCCGTATTTGGCGTGCCTGAAGCATATTATACCGGGGCCAGCATCACCACCATTGTGCCGCCCACCACCTACTGGGAACGCGGCGTGGGAACCGATATCGGTCTGGAGGCCACTACCCTCAACGATAGGCTGAATATCGAAATCGACTGGTACAACAAAAAAACGGAAAAAGCCATTTTCGATATTCCCATCCTGGGTTCGCTGGGTACTACCTCCGGCACCATCATCGGCAACCAGGCCGATTTTCAAAATCGGGGGATGGAATTCAGCCTTTCCTGGTCCGATCGCATGGGCAGCAAATGGCATTATACGATCAATGCTAACCTGAGCTATAATGCCAATAAAGTGCTGTCGGTTACTACCGGCGCCAACCCCATCTATCAGGCTGTGGGTACCACTGGTTCCAATAATTTCAACACCCGTACGGTGGTAGGCCAGCCCATCGGTGAGTTTTTCGGTCGTAAGGTGATCGGCGTGTTCCAGAGTCAGGACGATATCAACAATTATGTAGGCAAAAGCGGTGCACCTATTCAACCTACGGCCAAGCCGGGCGACTTCAAATATGCCGATATCAATGGCGACGGCGTGATTGACGATCGGGATCGGGTTGTGCTGGGCAACCCCAATCCCAGATACCTGTATGGTATCAACACCACCTGGTCGTATCAACAGTTTGATCTCACGCTCGATTTTCAGGGTGTGGCCGGTGTGGACATTTACAATGCCAATTTAGGTTTTCGATATGGCGGTGAAAACTTTACCCAGGATTTCTTTGATCATCGCTGGCATGGCCCCGGCACGTCGAACACCTATCCTTCGGCCAATATCGGCGGCGGGCAGAATTATATCGCCAATTCGTTTTACGTACAGAACGGCAGTTATTTCAGGGTGAGAAATATTCAGTTGGGATATACCCTGCCTGATCGCCTCACCCAACGCTGGCAGATCAGCCGCTTGCGCATTTATGTCAATGCACAGAATGCCCTGAATTTCTTTTCTTACAAAGGATTTTCTCCTGAGATCGGCGGGCCGCCCACCCGGGCCGGTGTAGACGTAAATGTGTATCCGATGTATGCGACTTACAATGCCGGTATTAATCTCACCTTTTAA
- a CDS encoding FecR family protein, with translation MEAQDRIWELMARKLSGEAAPDELEELDAWLKAHPEARYVLETMMQAWHPSPETNERVNSGAFFAWHVQRMAEMGQLDPVDFSLDEVGREVYPWEIEEAERKLRRRKIGMVVGSICMVIFLIGWIWWVKLPQPDRKDEIQLNEASTAPIAPRLDTVVAARGTRMRVTLPDGSNVWLNAGSELVYAHDFLQHTQREVQLRGEAYFDVVHQDQHPFIIHTSAIQIRVLGTVFDVRAYPDDETTEAVLIKGAIEVTLSGEPERRVILHPKEKIVVSNKPGAAIQLDTLAEAAHATYAIVPVKPMPHDTLIAEVSWIHNQLAFQQESFEALARQMERWYNVRIHFMDDAPKHYQFTGIFTTESLAEALHALQLASPHQPFTYRIDNQDVYIRTEATQASQHLNMVSP, from the coding sequence ATGGAAGCACAAGACCGGATATGGGAGTTAATGGCCAGAAAGCTGAGCGGGGAGGCTGCACCCGATGAACTCGAGGAGTTGGATGCCTGGCTCAAAGCGCATCCGGAAGCCCGTTATGTGCTGGAAACGATGATGCAGGCCTGGCACCCATCGCCCGAAACCAACGAAAGGGTGAACAGTGGAGCATTTTTTGCCTGGCATGTGCAACGGATGGCAGAGATGGGCCAGCTGGATCCTGTGGATTTTAGTCTGGATGAAGTCGGCAGGGAAGTTTATCCCTGGGAAATTGAAGAAGCCGAGCGCAAGTTGCGCAGGCGCAAGATCGGGATGGTGGTGGGAAGTATATGCATGGTCATATTCCTGATTGGATGGATATGGTGGGTGAAGCTGCCTCAGCCCGATCGGAAAGATGAGATACAACTCAACGAAGCTTCTACCGCCCCTATCGCCCCGCGGCTTGATACGGTGGTAGCCGCCAGGGGAACGCGTATGCGGGTGACTTTACCCGATGGATCGAACGTGTGGTTGAACGCGGGAAGCGAGCTGGTTTACGCCCATGATTTTTTACAGCATACCCAACGGGAAGTACAGCTGCGTGGAGAAGCCTATTTTGATGTGGTCCATCAGGATCAGCATCCTTTTATCATCCACACTTCGGCTATCCAAATCCGGGTGCTGGGCACGGTGTTCGATGTGCGGGCTTATCCCGATGATGAAACCACAGAAGCTGTTTTGATAAAAGGAGCCATTGAAGTGACTTTATCCGGGGAGCCTGAGCGCCGGGTGATTCTGCATCCTAAAGAAAAGATTGTGGTCTCCAACAAACCCGGGGCGGCCATTCAGCTCGATACGTTAGCCGAAGCCGCTCATGCCACCTATGCCATCGTTCCTGTAAAGCCCATGCCACACGATACCTTGATTGCCGAGGTTTCCTGGATTCATAATCAGCTGGCCTTCCAGCAGGAATCTTTCGAAGCACTGGCCCGACAGATGGAGCGATGGTATAATGTGCGCATCCATTTCATGGATGATGCACCGAAGCATTATCAGTTTACGGGCATTTTCACGACGGAATCGCTTGCTGAAGCGCTACACGCATTGCAATTGGCCTCACCCCATCAGCCATTTACTTATCGCATCGATAATCAGGACGTGTATATCCGTACAGAAGCCACGCAAGCATCTCAACACCTGAATATGGTTTCACCTTAA
- a CDS encoding RNA polymerase sigma-70 factor, with product MHEDVDAYYRYLWHQIAALDDQQAYRKLFDALAGPLIRWSQVFVKQYEVAEEIVSDVFMWMWQQRSRLGSIRTVRLYLYQAVKNRSLNYLRTVNNRIVHDDISLYACAVIPPVQFQVADPEQILLNNELRRHMEKAIESLPARCRLIFKLVKDDGLHYKEVATLLQISVKTVETQMGIAFRKLAEAIQPVVSAR from the coding sequence ATGCACGAAGATGTGGATGCATATTATCGTTACCTGTGGCATCAGATAGCGGCGCTTGACGATCAGCAAGCTTATCGGAAGTTATTTGATGCCCTGGCGGGTCCTTTAATCCGCTGGTCGCAGGTCTTTGTGAAGCAATACGAAGTAGCCGAAGAAATTGTATCCGATGTATTTATGTGGATGTGGCAGCAGCGGTCACGCCTGGGAAGTATTCGCACGGTGAGGCTTTATCTGTATCAGGCCGTCAAAAATCGCAGCTTAAATTACTTACGCACGGTTAACAACCGCATAGTACATGATGATATTTCCCTGTATGCCTGCGCGGTGATACCCCCGGTACAGTTTCAGGTAGCCGATCCGGAGCAAATCCTGTTAAACAATGAATTGCGCAGGCACATGGAAAAAGCCATTGAAAGTCTGCCTGCCCGATGTCGGTTGATTTTCAAGCTTGTGAAGGACGATGGATTGCATTACAAAGAAGTAGCAACATTGCTGCAAATCTCCGTAAAAACGGTTGAAACTCAGATGGGCATTGCTTTCCGCAAGCTTGCCGAAGCCATTCAACCCGTTGTATCCGCTCGATAA
- a CDS encoding protoglobin domain-containing protein, with translation MTTTSIPGYTYGQVPEAPFSMHDFALLKQTVMFTEKDAEYLRMAGEILRDQVDEILDLWYGFVGSRPHLLDYFSQDGVPDQHYLQAVRLRFGQWIRDLCERSYDQDWLNYQYEIGLRHHRTRKNQIDHAQAAPLIHYRYMVAFIYPITATIKSFLRRKGNSETEVEAMHQAWFKAVVLTVVLWTYPYIKPGEF, from the coding sequence ATGACAACAACATCCATTCCCGGTTACACCTATGGGCAGGTGCCGGAAGCACCATTCAGCATGCACGATTTTGCATTGTTGAAGCAAACGGTGATGTTCACCGAAAAAGATGCGGAATACCTGCGAATGGCAGGCGAAATCCTCCGCGATCAGGTAGATGAAATCCTGGATCTCTGGTACGGATTTGTAGGCAGTCGTCCACATCTGCTGGATTATTTTTCTCAAGATGGCGTGCCCGATCAACATTATTTGCAGGCTGTGCGTTTGAGGTTCGGACAATGGATTCGTGATCTATGTGAGCGTTCTTACGATCAGGACTGGCTGAACTACCAGTATGAAATTGGTTTGCGGCATCATCGCACCAGGAAAAACCAGATCGACCATGCCCAGGCGGCACCGCTGATTCATTATCGCTATATGGTAGCCTTCATCTATCCGATAACCGCAACCATCAAATCGTTTCTACGCAGGAAAGGAAATTCGGAAACCGAAGTGGAAGCGATGCATCAGGCCTGGTTTAAGGCTGTGGTGCTTACCGTTGTATTGTGGACCTATCCCTATATCAAGCCCGGTGAATTTTAG
- a CDS encoding MarR family winged helix-turn-helix transcriptional regulator codes for MPSPFDLNWQHESLEGKIVVALERLAEVFRVLAWEVSKESGLSPIQMQILIFCLFHKQQMATVSTLAEEFHLTKATISESVRVLENRQLITKKTNKADQRRYHLVLTARGKKLAEKASEFANALLLAAGHLQQSMKEQLLMALLQMIRDLQRQGIIHPQRMCWNCRFYTLHQQQPYCALLHKPLHVANLRVDCPEFELNLS; via the coding sequence ATGCCTTCTCCGTTTGATTTAAACTGGCAGCATGAATCGCTCGAGGGTAAAATTGTGGTGGCACTTGAACGATTAGCAGAAGTGTTTCGGGTACTTGCCTGGGAAGTGAGTAAAGAAAGCGGATTAAGCCCCATTCAAATGCAGATTTTAATTTTTTGTTTGTTTCACAAGCAGCAGATGGCAACAGTTTCCACACTTGCCGAAGAATTTCATCTTACGAAAGCCACCATAAGCGAGTCGGTTCGTGTGCTGGAAAACAGGCAATTGATTACCAAAAAAACCAACAAAGCCGACCAGCGTCGTTATCATCTGGTACTCACGGCCAGAGGAAAAAAGCTTGCCGAAAAAGCATCTGAGTTTGCCAACGCATTGCTGCTGGCCGCCGGGCATCTGCAACAATCTATGAAAGAACAATTGCTTATGGCACTTCTGCAGATGATACGGGATTTGCAACGGCAGGGGATTATTCATCCTCAGCGCATGTGCTGGAATTGCCGATTTTATACCCTGCATCAACAACAACCCTATTGTGCATTGCTGCATAAACCCTTGCATGTAGCCAATTTGCGCGTCGATTGCCCGGAATTTGAGTTAAACCTTTCCTGA
- a CDS encoding glycosyl hydrolase 53 family protein, with translation MRAFPFTMLMGVYLMAISCSSHQPSFAQTPPRILGADISFLPQLEDAGMHFQVDGQTGDALAILHQHGFNFIRLRIFVHPEADSGYSPGKGYCDLAHTLVMARRIKAAGMGFLLDFHYSDTWADPGKQYMPEAWKNLSLPVLEDSLYAYTRTVLLALQAQGTLPDIVQTGNEINHGMLWPVGTFAHTDTLAELLKTAIAAVKSVDPHIRVMLHIADGGQNAESRQFLDAMLQRQVPFDLIGQSYYPQWHGTLTDLQNNLTDLATRYPQPIIVVEYTYHKKEVNDIVFHLPDHKGWGTFIWEPLNTWEAIFNRQGVASDSLLHIYDTLAKTYHIPSQDPLR, from the coding sequence ATGCGTGCTTTTCCGTTTACCATGCTCATGGGTGTTTACCTCATGGCGATCAGTTGCAGTTCTCATCAGCCTTCATTTGCACAAACACCACCGCGCATACTCGGTGCCGATATTTCTTTTCTGCCTCAATTAGAAGATGCAGGCATGCATTTTCAGGTAGATGGACAAACCGGTGATGCCCTTGCCATTTTACATCAGCATGGATTCAATTTCATCCGCCTGCGCATCTTCGTACATCCCGAGGCCGATAGTGGATATTCTCCAGGGAAAGGATATTGCGATCTGGCACATACACTGGTCATGGCTCGTCGCATCAAAGCGGCGGGCATGGGCTTCCTGCTTGATTTTCATTACAGCGATACCTGGGCCGATCCGGGGAAACAATACATGCCGGAAGCCTGGAAAAACCTGAGCTTGCCCGTGCTGGAAGATTCCCTCTATGCCTATACGCGAACGGTGTTACTGGCTTTACAAGCACAGGGTACCCTGCCCGATATCGTGCAAACCGGCAATGAAATTAACCATGGTATGCTCTGGCCGGTAGGCACATTCGCGCATACCGATACGCTGGCCGAACTGTTGAAAACAGCTATTGCCGCCGTAAAATCTGTTGACCCGCATATTCGGGTGATGTTGCATATTGCCGATGGTGGCCAGAATGCTGAATCCCGGCAGTTTCTGGACGCTATGTTGCAAAGACAGGTGCCTTTTGACCTGATCGGACAATCGTATTACCCGCAATGGCATGGCACCTTAACCGATTTGCAAAACAACCTTACGGACCTGGCGACCCGCTATCCCCAGCCCATCATCGTGGTGGAATATACCTATCATAAAAAAGAAGTGAATGACATCGTTTTTCATTTACCCGATCACAAAGGCTGGGGTACTTTCATCTGGGAGCCGCTCAATACCTGGGAAGCTATATTCAACAGGCAGGGTGTTGCCAGTGATTCATTGCTGCATATTTACGATACGCTGGCAAAAACATACCATATCCCTTCACAGGATCCGCTTCGGTAA